One genomic region from Petrotoga sp. 9PWA.NaAc.5.4 encodes:
- a CDS encoding ABC transporter ATP-binding protein: MGENILEVKNLKKYYKDIKAIDDISFHVKKEEIIAILGPNGAGKTTTLEIIEGLRDKDEGEIYYFGEKIEKVDSKIKEKIGVQLQESNFFENLKVVEIIKTFSGLYQKSVDIEKLISDFGLEEKRNSKISKLSGGQLQRLAIATAIINDPELVFLDEPTTGLDPQARRKTWYIIQKMRESGKTIILTTHYMEEAEFLADRIYIFDQGHIIAEGTLKELIHSLQMNSIITFQINSNGKSEDIKEDFFNSLYFKITENEGSYTIETKDVESVLTTLFEVAKTKGFDISNMIIRKPNLEDVFLSLTGKKLRD, translated from the coding sequence ATGGGGGAAAATATCTTAGAAGTTAAGAATTTAAAAAAGTATTATAAAGATATTAAGGCTATTGATGATATATCTTTTCATGTTAAGAAAGAAGAAATAATAGCAATTTTGGGACCAAACGGAGCGGGAAAAACAACGACTCTTGAAATAATAGAAGGATTAAGGGATAAGGATGAAGGAGAAATTTATTATTTTGGTGAAAAAATCGAAAAAGTAGATTCTAAAATAAAAGAGAAAATTGGTGTTCAATTACAGGAATCGAATTTTTTTGAAAACTTGAAAGTTGTTGAAATAATAAAAACATTTTCAGGTTTGTATCAGAAAAGTGTTGATATAGAAAAATTAATTTCTGATTTCGGCCTTGAGGAAAAAAGAAATAGCAAAATATCAAAACTATCCGGAGGTCAATTACAAAGACTTGCCATTGCTACCGCAATTATTAATGATCCTGAGTTAGTCTTCCTTGACGAGCCTACGACAGGCTTAGATCCTCAAGCAAGAAGAAAAACCTGGTATATTATACAAAAAATGAGAGAATCTGGAAAAACAATAATATTGACAACTCATTATATGGAAGAAGCAGAATTTTTAGCGGATAGAATATATATATTTGATCAAGGACATATAATTGCAGAAGGTACACTCAAAGAACTTATTCATTCTTTACAAATGAATTCTATAATCACTTTCCAGATTAATTCTAACGGTAAATCTGAAGATATAAAAGAAGATTTCTTCAATAGTTTATATTTCAAAATAACCGAGAATGAAGGATCATATACAATCGAGACAAAAGATGTAGAAAGTGTTCTTACCACACTATTTGAAGTAGCAAAAACAAAAGGATTCGATATATCAAATATGATTATAAGAAAGCCTAATTTAGAAGATGTGTTCTTAAGCCTGACAGGTAAGAAATTAAGAGATTAG
- a CDS encoding GntR family transcriptional regulator — protein sequence MFYEVDKHSGIPSYIQIMNQIKKEIIIGNLKKGDSLPPVRELSKIFKVNVNTILRALEKLELEGYLEAQHGVGFFISTNIDLRTSIFNEVSNFVEKMKKENLDLETVKLLLEEAWKNGQFSE from the coding sequence ATGTTCTATGAAGTTGACAAACACAGTGGAATACCGTCTTATATTCAAATAATGAATCAAATAAAAAAGGAAATAATAATTGGGAATTTAAAGAAAGGTGATAGTTTGCCACCTGTAAGAGAGCTTAGCAAAATTTTCAAAGTCAACGTAAACACTATTTTAAGGGCTTTAGAAAAGTTGGAATTGGAAGGGTATTTAGAAGCACAACACGGCGTAGGCTTTTTTATATCTACGAATATAGATTTAAGAACGTCTATTTTTAACGAAGTAAGTAACTTTGTAGAGAAAATGAAAAAAGAGAATTTGGACTTAGAAACTGTTAAATTATTATTAGAGGAGGCTTGGAAAAATGGACAATTTTCTGAATAA
- a CDS encoding ABC transporter ATP-binding protein produces MIVEVKDLVKSFNSKPVLNKINFNVEEGEIFSIIGPNGAGKTTTLRCLYGELKPDSGEIKLFSENINSKVKTKISVMTEDRLTFSNFKGSDYLKIWSMLYPNFNQETFSNFVLHYNLDMNQKVERYSMGMKTLFYLALTISSNADLLLLDEPTQNLDPVIRAEALGILRRYANETNKTIVISSHEIYELEEISTSFAIIREGKILYADDIDSAKEKHRMIRKGEPIPTGEVITNFEEEVLVKTNEEIGRFPTFNEIVLGYLRSTQTFSPFGIQKLK; encoded by the coding sequence ATGATAGTTGAGGTTAAAGATTTGGTAAAAAGTTTTAACTCAAAACCTGTTCTAAATAAAATTAATTTTAATGTAGAAGAAGGAGAAATATTTTCTATTATAGGTCCAAATGGTGCAGGAAAAACAACAACTCTTAGATGTTTGTATGGAGAATTAAAGCCTGACAGTGGAGAAATAAAATTATTTTCTGAAAATATAAACTCAAAGGTAAAAACAAAAATTTCAGTGATGACAGAAGATAGACTGACTTTTTCCAATTTCAAAGGTAGTGATTATCTTAAAATTTGGAGTATGCTTTATCCAAACTTTAATCAAGAAACATTTTCGAATTTCGTTTTGCATTATAATTTAGATATGAATCAAAAAGTAGAAAGATACTCTATGGGTATGAAAACATTATTTTATTTGGCTTTGACTATATCAAGTAACGCCGATCTTTTACTTTTAGATGAACCGACACAAAACCTTGATCCAGTAATAAGAGCAGAAGCTTTAGGGATTTTAAGAAGATATGCGAACGAAACGAACAAAACAATTGTAATCTCATCGCACGAAATATATGAACTTGAAGAAATATCTACGTCATTTGCGATAATAAGGGAAGGAAAGATATTGTATGCTGATGATATTGATTCAGCAAAAGAAAAACATCGAATGATAAGAAAAGGAGAACCAATACCAACTGGAGAAGTAATCACTAACTTTGAAGAAGAAGTATTAGTAAAAACAAACGAAGAAATTGGAAGATTCCCAACTTTCAATGAAATAGTTCTCGGTTATTTAAGAAGTACTCAAACATTTAGTCCCTTTGGTATTCAAAAATTAAAGTGA
- a CDS encoding MATE family efflux transporter: MEVYKRIFRIAFPIALQQVIFTSVNFIDTLMIGLLGEVSIAAVGLSNQFFFLYNLLIFGLVSGGGIFFAQYWGKKDEEGLSRSVALTVISAILFSLPFFLLSFFYPNLVLRFFSPDMEVVSTGIIYLKIIAFSYPLFAVSMVFSFSLRSIGKVNIPLIITIIELSTNIFLNYTLIFGNFGFPRLGIKGAAIGTLIARTIGCVATLLIVYLRKLPGRAYFRHVSELTPKFIKNFFHYALPTMANEFAWSLGITMYSVIYAHMSTSVIAAQRVMSTIEGFATSVTFSIANAASVIIGNILGTSKFEEAYETSKKALKLAEFVSVIAAIIGILITFSIVDLFDVSEEVKDMVRITIIISMSFLPVKIFNGMNVVGFLRAGGDTRFSFVVEASTLWFIGVPLAAIGGLILNLNFPTVYFLTMMEEVTKALILSFRYRSKKWLKNVLEEI, encoded by the coding sequence ATGGAAGTTTATAAAAGGATATTTAGAATAGCTTTTCCCATAGCTCTTCAACAAGTAATATTCACAAGTGTCAACTTTATTGATACTTTAATGATAGGACTTCTTGGGGAAGTATCGATAGCTGCTGTAGGTCTCTCGAATCAATTTTTCTTTTTGTATAATTTATTAATATTTGGATTGGTCTCCGGAGGGGGGATATTTTTTGCTCAGTATTGGGGCAAAAAAGATGAAGAGGGGTTATCACGTTCCGTTGCTTTAACAGTAATTAGCGCAATTTTGTTTTCTTTGCCTTTCTTTTTATTAAGCTTTTTTTATCCCAATTTAGTTCTTAGATTTTTTAGTCCAGACATGGAAGTTGTTTCTACTGGAATAATTTATTTAAAAATAATTGCGTTCAGTTATCCTTTGTTTGCAGTAAGTATGGTTTTTTCTTTTTCACTTAGAAGTATAGGAAAAGTTAATATACCATTGATTATAACTATTATAGAGTTATCAACAAATATTTTCCTTAATTATACTCTTATATTTGGAAATTTTGGATTTCCTCGTTTGGGAATAAAGGGTGCAGCTATAGGTACTTTAATAGCAAGAACAATTGGTTGTGTTGCAACACTTCTCATAGTTTATTTGCGAAAACTTCCTGGAAGGGCTTATTTTAGACATGTTTCAGAATTGACACCCAAATTTATAAAGAACTTTTTTCACTATGCTTTACCTACAATGGCTAATGAATTTGCTTGGTCTTTAGGTATTACTATGTATTCTGTCATATATGCTCATATGAGTACGAGTGTTATAGCGGCACAAAGGGTTATGTCTACTATTGAGGGATTTGCTACTTCGGTCACTTTCTCTATTGCAAATGCGGCATCTGTAATTATTGGAAATATTTTAGGAACATCAAAATTTGAAGAAGCCTATGAAACTTCTAAAAAAGCATTGAAATTAGCAGAGTTTGTAAGCGTAATAGCAGCAATAATAGGTATTTTAATAACTTTTTCTATTGTTGATTTATTCGATGTTTCAGAAGAAGTTAAAGATATGGTTAGAATTACTATAATAATTTCTATGAGTTTTTTACCGGTGAAGATCTTTAATGGAATGAACGTCGTAGGATTTTTAAGGGCAGGTGGAGACACACGATTTTCATTTGTAGTTGAAGCATCAACATTATGGTTTATAGGTGTACCTTTGGCAGCAATTGGAGGTTTGATTTTAAACTTAAACTTTCCAACTGTTTATTTTTTAACTATGATGGAAGAGGTTACAAAAGCGTTGATTCTTTCTTTTAGGTATAGAAGTAAAAAATGGCTTAAAAATGTTTTAGAAGAAATATAA
- a CDS encoding glycerol-3-phosphate responsive antiterminator, producing the protein MSDFKKLIKNSYVIPGIRDLDDIKYAVKTKSEIIFLLTGSILDLENIMKYIKRYNKKLIVNVDLVEGIAYDKKGIEFLAKKELCHGIISTKNNLIKSAIKENLLTVQRVFLIDSGSLNSIKNLIDKNGEPDAFEILPAVAAPYFIQNIVTSAAVIAGGLVSQKKEIEELIKKGICAISTSAKDLWF; encoded by the coding sequence ATGTCTGATTTTAAAAAACTTATTAAAAATAGTTATGTTATTCCGGGTATAAGAGATTTGGATGATATAAAATACGCTGTTAAAACAAAATCAGAAATAATTTTTTTATTAACTGGATCAATATTAGATTTGGAAAATATTATGAAATACATAAAAAGATATAATAAAAAACTTATAGTAAATGTGGACTTAGTAGAAGGTATTGCTTATGATAAAAAGGGTATAGAATTTTTAGCAAAAAAAGAATTATGTCATGGCATCATTTCTACAAAAAATAATTTAATAAAGTCAGCCATTAAAGAGAATTTATTAACTGTTCAGAGAGTTTTTTTAATCGATTCAGGTTCTTTAAATTCTATTAAGAATCTTATCGACAAAAATGGCGAACCCGATGCATTTGAAATATTACCAGCAGTTGCTGCCCCATATTTTATTCAAAATATAGTTACTTCAGCGGCAGTAATTGCTGGAGGGTTGGTCAGCCAAAAAAAAGAAATTGAAGAATTGATTAAAAAAGGAATTTGCGCTATTTCTACTAGCGCAAAAGATTTATGGTTTTGA
- a CDS encoding DUF1667 domain-containing protein, whose amino-acid sequence MLVNLVEYKKRKIVCVTCPLGCKINVVYVDSDDIEIIESKGNRCKRGIEYIKQELTDPIRTVVTSVKIENGVFPLVSVRSNKPVPLRLMNEIMKVLKDTKVKAPIKRGDVIINNILNTGSDIIATRTVDSINTD is encoded by the coding sequence ATGCTCGTGAACTTAGTTGAATATAAAAAGAGAAAAATAGTTTGCGTTACTTGTCCTTTGGGATGTAAAATAAATGTAGTATATGTCGATTCAGATGATATTGAAATAATTGAGTCAAAAGGGAATCGTTGTAAAAGAGGTATCGAATATATTAAACAAGAGTTAACAGATCCTATTAGAACAGTTGTTACAAGCGTAAAAATTGAAAATGGAGTGTTTCCTTTAGTCTCTGTCAGATCTAATAAACCAGTACCATTAAGGTTAATGAATGAAATTATGAAAGTACTCAAAGACACAAAAGTTAAAGCCCCTATTAAAAGAGGAGATGTAATAATAAATAACATTTTAAACACAGGAAGCGATATAATAGCTACAAGAACTGTTGATTCAATAAATACTGATTGA
- a CDS encoding NAD(P)/FAD-dependent oxidoreductase, which produces MKYQTDVVVIGAGGAGMAAAISAEKTGADVILIEREDDAGGVLNQCIHNGFGLQYYRKDLTGPEFKETLQEELEKTNVRILKGTFVLEVKKDKKIVFVNNQGIHEILTKSLVMATGARERHFNSLAIPGNRVSGVFTAGVAQKYINLQNLKPANKALIVGSGDIGLIMARRLHLEGVEVKGVVEILPYPGGLERNVQQCLRDYNIPLYLSHTVTYIEGEGRLNKVYVSQVDEKRNIIPGSEKIFEVDSLITSVGLIPSVKPVEFVKANPGFITTNTNQTSEDWIFAAGNCTVIFDLVDFVTKEGEKAGKYAALYAKSEYTLQNKIPIKKGENINILHPSYIDPSERTKLYLRVAKPFNTVEITVEPLGIKIIEEEARPSEMVEILIKPFQDKSLKEIEVNARELS; this is translated from the coding sequence ATGAAATATCAAACTGATGTGGTTGTAATTGGTGCAGGTGGAGCTGGTATGGCGGCAGCCATTTCAGCAGAAAAAACAGGTGCAGATGTTATATTAATAGAAAGGGAAGATGATGCTGGCGGTGTATTGAATCAGTGTATTCATAATGGTTTTGGTTTACAATATTATAGAAAAGACTTAACAGGGCCTGAGTTTAAAGAAACTCTTCAGGAAGAATTAGAAAAGACGAACGTAAGAATATTGAAAGGTACATTCGTATTAGAAGTTAAGAAAGATAAAAAAATAGTATTTGTAAATAATCAAGGAATACATGAAATATTGACAAAGTCTTTGGTAATGGCAACAGGAGCAAGAGAAAGACACTTCAATTCATTGGCTATTCCAGGAAATAGAGTAAGTGGAGTTTTTACAGCGGGCGTTGCTCAAAAATATATAAATCTTCAGAATCTTAAGCCTGCTAATAAAGCTCTGATAGTTGGTTCTGGCGATATAGGATTGATAATGGCTAGAAGATTACACTTAGAAGGAGTAGAAGTTAAAGGGGTTGTTGAAATTTTACCCTATCCAGGAGGCTTGGAAAGAAATGTTCAACAATGTCTAAGAGATTATAATATACCTCTTTATCTTTCTCATACTGTTACATATATAGAAGGTGAAGGTAGATTAAACAAAGTCTATGTATCACAAGTAGATGAAAAAAGGAACATAATACCAGGAAGTGAAAAGATATTTGAAGTAGACTCTTTAATTACGTCTGTTGGTTTAATTCCGTCTGTTAAACCAGTTGAATTTGTCAAAGCAAATCCTGGCTTTATAACCACAAATACTAATCAAACTTCTGAAGATTGGATATTTGCTGCAGGTAATTGTACAGTCATTTTTGATTTGGTTGATTTTGTAACCAAAGAAGGAGAAAAAGCCGGGAAATACGCGGCTTTATACGCCAAAAGTGAATATACCCTACAGAATAAGATACCTATAAAAAAAGGTGAAAATATAAACATACTTCATCCATCTTACATTGATCCAAGTGAAAGGACAAAACTATATTTAAGAGTTGCAAAACCATTTAATACAGTGGAAATAACGGTGGAACCACTCGGAATTAAGATAATAGAAGAAGAAGCCAGACCTTCAGAAATGGTTGAAATTCTTATAAAACCTTTTCAAGATAAAAGTTTAAAAGAGATTGAGGTGAATGCTCGTGAACTTAGTTGA
- a CDS encoding NAD(P)/FAD-dependent oxidoreductase yields MIAVIGGGIVGALIAREINKYVEDVYLFEAKNGIGRGVTKGNSGIIHGGYDDPPGSLRGELCYKGNVLYDEISKELSVEIKRIGSHVVALSEEDLETIDELIDKSEKNGVKDYKILEKDEILEMEPLLNKKAIRSFYCPIAGVVEPWEVAMQASKSVEINGGKVLKNKKLIEVKKHNEKFELFFEDGSNYLADLVINAGGLYADEVAKLFGDEVPFIFPVKGEYFLLGKDVKYCNSIIFPTPSKLTKGCLVIPTIDGGYLAGPTAHGVKSKEDFATTSEGLLEVKEKSLQLIPSLDFSKNVVKTFAGLRPETRDKDFYIDVGTGNVIHVSGIRSPGITAAPAIAKYVVEYLIQEKLHIKLEERKDYITKIENVPHLVETSFDYWEKIIDKDPQAGEMICFCNKVTKREIKQAIKEGAETLDDIKFATKASFGECQGSFCTSKILKIIAEETGKKPQEINQNEKGSWIIASEVRTV; encoded by the coding sequence GTGATTGCTGTGATTGGTGGCGGCATAGTAGGCGCTTTGATTGCAAGAGAAATTAATAAGTATGTAGAAGATGTCTACCTTTTTGAAGCAAAAAATGGTATAGGAAGAGGAGTTACTAAAGGTAATTCTGGAATAATTCATGGCGGATACGACGATCCTCCCGGCAGTTTAAGGGGAGAATTGTGTTACAAAGGAAATGTGCTATACGATGAAATATCAAAAGAATTATCTGTTGAAATAAAAAGAATAGGATCTCATGTTGTCGCTTTGAGCGAAGAGGATTTGGAAACAATTGATGAATTAATCGATAAATCTGAAAAAAATGGGGTCAAAGATTATAAAATTTTAGAAAAAGATGAGATTTTAGAGATGGAACCATTATTAAATAAAAAAGCTATCAGATCATTTTATTGCCCTATTGCAGGTGTTGTAGAACCATGGGAAGTTGCAATGCAAGCCTCTAAATCTGTTGAAATAAATGGAGGCAAAGTTTTAAAAAATAAGAAACTTATTGAAGTAAAAAAACATAATGAAAAGTTTGAATTATTTTTTGAAGATGGAAGTAATTATTTAGCTGATTTGGTAATAAATGCTGGGGGCCTGTATGCGGATGAAGTAGCTAAGCTATTTGGAGATGAGGTTCCTTTTATATTTCCTGTAAAAGGAGAATATTTTCTTTTAGGTAAAGACGTAAAATATTGTAATTCCATAATATTTCCTACTCCTTCTAAATTAACTAAGGGCTGTTTAGTTATACCGACAATTGACGGTGGATACTTAGCTGGTCCAACTGCTCACGGAGTAAAATCAAAGGAAGATTTTGCAACTACGTCAGAAGGACTCTTGGAAGTTAAGGAAAAATCCTTACAATTAATTCCTTCTTTAGACTTTTCAAAAAACGTGGTTAAAACTTTTGCTGGATTAAGACCGGAAACACGAGATAAAGATTTTTATATAGATGTAGGTACAGGTAACGTAATACATGTTTCTGGAATAAGATCACCTGGTATAACTGCCGCACCAGCAATTGCTAAATATGTTGTAGAGTATTTAATACAAGAAAAACTACATATTAAGTTGGAAGAAAGAAAAGATTATATAACTAAAATTGAAAATGTACCTCATTTGGTAGAAACAAGTTTTGATTATTGGGAAAAAATTATTGATAAAGATCCACAAGCCGGAGAGATGATTTGTTTTTGCAATAAAGTTACTAAAAGAGAAATAAAGCAAGCTATAAAAGAAGGTGCGGAAACTTTAGACGATATAAAATTTGCTACAAAAGCTTCTTTTGGCGAATGTCAAGGAAGTTTCTGTACATCAAAAATTTTAAAAATAATTGCTGAAGAAACCGGTAAAAAACCGCAAGAGATAAACCAAAATGAAAAGGGTTCTTGGATTATAGCTTCCGAGGTGAGGACTGTATGA